A section of the Candidatus Nitrosacidococcus sp. I8 genome encodes:
- the pyk gene encoding pyruvate kinase, whose amino-acid sequence MLIRRTKIVATLGPATDDPKIIDQLIEAGINVARLNFSHGNHELHRKRAELIRTRVQAHGKHVGILVDLQGPKIRIAKFKEGKIYLEDNARFALDVNLPENEGDETQVGVDYKALADDVSSGDTLLLDDGRITLWVEEVSGSRINCRVVIGGYLLNNKGINRQGGGLSAKALTDKDRRDIQHAADLQADYLAISFPRSAADVNEAKTLFQAAGGKGGIVAKIERAEALEQLEEIIHASAAVMVARGDLGVEIGDAALPPVQKNIIHLARELNRVVITATQMMESMITNPIPTRAEVSDVANAVLDGTDAVMLSAETASGNYPVKAVAAMDRICRETEKQRQITASNHRINTRFRKVDEGIAMAAMYLANHFDVKAIAALTESGATPLWMSRISSGIPIYALSPHVETRSRVTLYRGVYPISFYPKPTGCGAVDCEAIDREAINELQRRGAVHEGDWVLITQGDLAGVQGSTNTMRVIRVGDEPALIPIT is encoded by the coding sequence ATGTTAATCAGACGTACTAAAATCGTTGCGACCTTAGGGCCTGCTACAGACGATCCTAAAATTATTGATCAACTGATTGAAGCAGGGATTAATGTAGCTCGTCTAAATTTTTCCCATGGGAATCATGAACTGCACCGGAAAAGGGCAGAGCTCATAAGAACACGTGTTCAAGCTCATGGAAAACATGTTGGTATTTTAGTAGATTTACAAGGGCCAAAAATAAGAATTGCTAAATTTAAAGAAGGAAAAATATATTTAGAAGATAATGCTCGGTTTGCTTTAGATGTAAATTTACCAGAAAATGAAGGTGATGAAACTCAAGTTGGTGTTGATTATAAAGCATTAGCAGATGATGTAAGTTCGGGCGATACTTTACTACTCGATGATGGTCGGATTACTCTATGGGTAGAAGAAGTTTCTGGGTCTAGAATTAATTGCCGTGTTGTGATCGGTGGTTACTTATTAAATAATAAAGGAATTAATCGCCAAGGAGGAGGGCTCTCAGCTAAAGCACTTACTGATAAAGATCGAAGAGATATCCAGCATGCTGCTGATCTTCAAGCAGATTATTTGGCTATCTCTTTTCCCCGAAGTGCCGCTGACGTTAATGAAGCAAAAACATTATTCCAAGCCGCAGGCGGTAAAGGGGGTATTGTCGCTAAAATTGAGCGGGCTGAAGCTTTAGAGCAGTTGGAAGAAATTATCCATGCTTCTGCTGCAGTCATGGTTGCTCGAGGAGATCTAGGGGTTGAAATTGGTGATGCAGCACTACCTCCTGTACAAAAAAATATTATTCACTTAGCAAGAGAGCTAAATCGGGTTGTTATCACAGCTACCCAAATGATGGAATCCATGATTACAAATCCTATTCCAACTCGTGCTGAGGTATCAGATGTAGCCAATGCAGTTTTAGATGGAACAGATGCCGTTATGCTCTCAGCAGAAACTGCATCTGGGAATTATCCAGTAAAAGCAGTGGCTGCTATGGATAGAATCTGCCGTGAAACAGAAAAACAAAGGCAGATTACTGCATCAAATCATCGAATAAATACTCGGTTCCGTAAAGTAGATGAGGGAATCGCTATGGCTGCCATGTATCTAGCTAACCATTTTGACGTGAAAGCTATTGCCGCTTTAACTGAGTCTGGAGCTACTCCTTTATGGATGTCCAGAATCAGCTCCGGTATACCCATATATGCTTTATCACCTCATGTAGAAACCCGCAGCAGAGTAACCCTGTATCGTGGTGTTTATCCTATAAGTTTTTATCCAAAACCTACAGGATGTGGTGCAGTTGATTGTGAGGCTATTGATAGGGAAGCAATTAATGAATTACAGCGAAGAGGGGCAGTACATGAAGGAGATTGGGTCCTTATTACTCAGGGGGATCTGGCTGGAGTACAGGGAAGCACCAATACTATGCGTGTTATTCGAGTAGGTGATGAACCCGCTTTGATACCAATTACATAA
- the fba gene encoding class II fructose-bisphosphate aldolase (catalyzes the reversible aldol condensation of dihydroxyacetonephosphate and glyceraldehyde 3-phosphate in the Calvin cycle, glycolysis, and/or gluconeogenesis), translating into MALITLRQLLDYAAEHNFGVPAFNVNNMEQVHAIMQAAEAVDSPVIMQASAGARSYAGEPFLRHLIEAAVEQYPYIPICMHQDHGSEPAVCVRSIQSDFTSVMMDGSLMADMKTPSSYEYNVNVTRQVSEMAHSCGVSVEGELGCLGSLETGMAGEEDGSGAEGKLHHSQLLTDPEEAADFVKKTKVDALAIAIGTSHGAYKFTKPPTGETLAISRVKEIHARIPDTHLVMHGSSSVPQDWLKIVHEFGGDIGETYGVPVEEIQEGIRHGVRKVNIDTDLRLAVTGAIRKHLAQNPKNFDPRKYLKVTTIAMKDICQARYEAFGSAGHASKIKPISLEEMTKRYTSGSLNPRVN; encoded by the coding sequence ATGGCTTTAATAACATTACGTCAATTATTAGATTATGCTGCAGAGCATAATTTTGGTGTCCCTGCATTTAATGTAAATAATATGGAACAGGTTCATGCAATTATGCAAGCAGCTGAAGCTGTTGATAGTCCTGTGATTATGCAAGCTTCTGCAGGTGCTAGATCTTATGCAGGCGAACCATTTTTACGTCACCTCATTGAAGCAGCGGTAGAACAATATCCTTACATTCCTATCTGTATGCATCAAGACCATGGATCAGAACCTGCCGTTTGTGTACGTTCTATCCAATCTGATTTTACCTCAGTAATGATGGATGGTTCTTTAATGGCAGATATGAAAACCCCATCTAGCTATGAATATAATGTAAATGTCACCCGCCAAGTCTCAGAAATGGCCCATAGTTGTGGTGTTTCTGTGGAAGGGGAGCTAGGTTGCTTAGGTTCTTTAGAAACAGGTATGGCAGGAGAAGAAGATGGATCAGGAGCGGAAGGTAAGCTGCATCATAGCCAATTGTTAACCGATCCAGAAGAAGCTGCAGATTTTGTCAAAAAAACTAAAGTAGATGCTCTTGCTATCGCTATTGGTACAAGCCATGGAGCCTATAAATTCACTAAGCCGCCTACTGGGGAGACTTTAGCGATTAGTCGGGTCAAAGAAATTCATGCACGAATTCCTGATACTCATTTAGTCATGCACGGATCTAGCTCTGTACCACAAGACTGGCTAAAAATTGTTCACGAGTTTGGCGGAGATATTGGTGAAACTTATGGTGTGCCTGTGGAAGAAATTCAAGAGGGTATTCGCCATGGGGTGCGTAAAGTTAATATTGACACCGATTTACGTTTAGCTGTTACTGGAGCAATCCGTAAACATCTTGCTCAAAATCCAAAGAATTTTGATCCTAGAAAATATCTTAAAGTTACTACAATTGCGATGAAAGATATTTGCCAAGCCAGATATGAAGCATTTGGATCGGCAGGTCATGCATCAAAAATTAAGCCTATTTCCCTTGAAGAGATGACTAAACGCTATACAAGCGGTAGCTTAAATCCTCGAGTAAATTAG
- a CDS encoding RDD family protein, with protein sequence MNCPKCNIPTSIEQSFCLNCTTLFDTQNQRKKEVKLHSLVIEAGQNQQSYPWRRYFARSIDIILVSAVLSYFFKDFGLENYSSEGIFLILFYTLIGTLLLLIVYEALFLNKVGTTLGKWLFGIKVQHSNGENLSFLVGIKRSLLANIMGSGLYIFSQFHYYIQLKKTNTTPWDRATNASIQYQWSLWRATIAYSSLILINITLVLASLAYINKLLNELGLPPF encoded by the coding sequence ATGAATTGCCCTAAGTGTAATATCCCTACGAGTATTGAGCAAAGTTTTTGTTTAAACTGCACTACCTTATTTGATACACAAAATCAGAGAAAAAAGGAAGTTAAACTACACTCTTTAGTTATAGAAGCGGGACAGAATCAGCAATCTTATCCATGGCGACGATACTTTGCTCGAAGTATTGACATCATCCTAGTGAGTGCTGTATTAAGTTATTTTTTCAAAGATTTTGGGCTAGAGAATTATAGTAGTGAGGGTATTTTTCTAATTTTATTCTATACTCTTATCGGCACTTTATTACTTCTTATAGTATATGAAGCTTTATTTCTAAATAAAGTAGGTACTACTTTAGGGAAATGGCTATTTGGAATTAAAGTTCAACATTCAAATGGTGAAAACCTTTCTTTTTTGGTAGGGATAAAGCGCTCTTTACTCGCCAATATTATGGGATCGGGGCTTTATATCTTTAGTCAATTTCACTATTATATCCAATTAAAAAAAACGAATACTACTCCATGGGATAGGGCCACTAATGCTAGTATTCAATACCAGTGGAGTTTATGGCGAGCAACCATTGCCTATTCGTCTCTTATTTTAATTAATATTACACTTGTGCTTGCTTCATTAGCCTATATAAATAAGCTTTTGAATGAACTAGGATTACCTCCATTCTAG
- a CDS encoding UbiH/UbiF/VisC/COQ6 family ubiquinone biosynthesis hydroxylase yields MNFRSSSTHYDVLIVGAGMVGACLALVLSQSEKKYRIALIEAHPPKLNTLLSEEYDLRVSAITRASENIFRNMHVWEEIEAKRVSIFRKMHVWNKARIGEIHFDSAEIGESHLGYIIENKLIQSTLLEACKNQENIDFYMPGNLQGIIQKDEKISLQLEEGPCLKGSLIVGADGAQSKVRELAGISIQNQDYLQKGLVGTIYTEKSHDETAWQRFLPDGGILAFLPLKNLHQCSIVWSTASEEADRLETLDDSDFAMALGTAFEYRLGATKIISNRTTFPLCRQQTKTYIQPHIALIGDAAHTIHPLAGQGVNLGLLDAVVLAQVLSDQKNKEIGDFLTLRRFERWRKGDSFATQLAIDSLKNLFNNSLLPIRIVRNLGLSATDKATLIKNLILRYASGLKGDLPILAQSKF; encoded by the coding sequence ATGAATTTTAGATCCTCTTCTACCCATTACGATGTGCTTATCGTAGGTGCAGGTATGGTAGGTGCTTGTTTAGCACTCGTGCTTAGCCAATCTGAAAAAAAATATCGTATCGCTCTCATTGAAGCTCATCCTCCTAAATTAAATACTTTGCTCTCAGAAGAATATGACTTACGTGTGAGTGCTATTACTCGTGCTTCTGAAAATATTTTCAGAAATATGCATGTTTGGGAGGAGATAGAAGCAAAGCGAGTTAGTATTTTTAGAAAAATGCACGTATGGAATAAAGCTCGTATTGGCGAAATTCACTTTGATAGTGCAGAAATTGGTGAGTCCCATCTGGGGTATATAATTGAAAATAAACTGATTCAAAGTACCCTACTTGAAGCTTGTAAAAACCAAGAAAATATTGATTTTTATATGCCAGGGAATCTTCAAGGAATTATTCAAAAAGATGAAAAAATAAGCCTTCAATTAGAGGAAGGCCCTTGCTTAAAGGGTAGTCTAATTGTCGGTGCAGATGGTGCTCAATCTAAAGTAAGGGAATTAGCTGGAATTAGTATTCAAAACCAAGATTACCTGCAAAAAGGACTTGTTGGAACTATCTATACTGAAAAATCCCATGATGAAACGGCTTGGCAACGATTTCTACCTGATGGAGGTATTCTTGCCTTTCTACCTTTAAAAAATCTCCATCAATGTTCCATCGTATGGAGTACTGCTTCAGAAGAGGCGGATCGATTAGAAACCTTAGATGATTCAGACTTTGCTATGGCACTAGGCACTGCCTTTGAGTATCGCCTCGGTGCTACGAAAATTATTAGCAATCGAACTACTTTTCCTTTATGTAGGCAACAGACAAAAACCTATATACAACCTCATATTGCTTTAATTGGTGATGCTGCCCATACAATTCATCCCTTAGCTGGGCAAGGCGTAAATTTAGGATTACTTGATGCAGTAGTGCTAGCACAAGTATTAAGCGATCAAAAAAACAAAGAAATAGGAGATTTTTTAACTTTACGGCGTTTTGAGCGCTGGAGAAAGGGAGATAGTTTTGCAACTCAACTAGCAATTGATAGCTTAAAAAATTTATTTAATAATTCGTTACTTCCAATACGGATTGTCAGAAACCTAGGGCTAAGTGCAACGGATAAGGCTACCCTAATTAAAAACCTTATTCTTCGCTATGCTTCAGGACTTAAAGGAGATTTACCTATTTTAGCTCAGAGCAAATTTTAG
- the ubiH gene encoding 2-octaprenyl-6-methoxyphenyl hydroxylase gives MPSFDYDLLIVGGGPVGASLALALASQPLRIGIIELSPQQSNIDSRALALAFGSFRIMDSIGYWADIAQEATPIEHIHISNRGYFGITHLDSTQIHLPALGYVVKMGFLNQAIYQRLKDFSQIELIRPAKVIQIQNRSNHTQVQITLNSEIHTLSAQLLIAADGAHSVVRQLLQVPVYKKDYDQTAIITNIETEHPHQFTAFERFTDTGPLALLPLAKNYSNVVWTVKSSQAPYLIEIKDEEFLSKLQDRFGNRLGKFIHADQRYAFPLQLIKTRQLISDRVVFIGNAAHNLHPVAGQGFNLGLRDIAALAEVLTNAHRQSQDLGNQAVLATYKQWRQWDHRIVTQFTDTLIHLFSNNYPLWGLSRGLGLATLDIFPPFKKVLMQQAIGLMGQQPRLVQGLSL, from the coding sequence ATGCCCTCCTTTGATTATGATTTGCTTATTGTTGGTGGTGGTCCAGTAGGAGCTAGCTTAGCTCTAGCTTTAGCCTCGCAACCATTACGAATAGGTATTATTGAGCTTAGTCCACAACAAAGTAATATAGATTCTAGAGCATTGGCGCTTGCCTTTGGATCTTTTCGTATTATGGATAGTATTGGTTATTGGGCTGATATTGCTCAAGAAGCTACCCCTATTGAGCATATTCATATCTCTAACCGAGGATATTTTGGAATAACTCATTTAGATTCTACTCAAATACACCTACCTGCTCTAGGTTATGTAGTAAAAATGGGGTTTCTTAATCAAGCTATTTATCAAAGGCTAAAAGATTTTTCTCAAATCGAATTAATTCGTCCTGCTAAAGTAATTCAGATTCAGAATCGATCTAATCATACTCAAGTACAAATTACCTTAAATAGTGAAATACATACCCTTTCTGCTCAATTATTAATCGCAGCTGATGGAGCTCATTCCGTAGTACGCCAGCTATTACAAGTTCCTGTATATAAAAAAGATTATGATCAGACTGCTATTATTACTAATATTGAGACCGAACACCCACATCAATTTACTGCTTTTGAGCGATTTACCGATACGGGTCCTCTTGCATTATTACCCCTAGCTAAAAATTATTCTAATGTAGTTTGGACGGTAAAAAGTAGCCAAGCACCTTATTTAATCGAAATTAAAGATGAAGAGTTTCTCTCTAAATTACAGGATCGATTTGGAAATCGTTTAGGAAAATTTATACATGCTGATCAACGCTATGCATTTCCCTTACAACTTATTAAAACTCGTCAGCTAATAAGCGATCGAGTGGTATTTATTGGTAATGCTGCCCATAATCTTCATCCAGTAGCAGGCCAAGGATTTAATTTAGGCCTTCGAGATATAGCAGCATTGGCAGAAGTACTGACTAATGCTCATAGACAAAGTCAAGATTTAGGAAATCAAGCAGTTTTGGCTACCTACAAACAATGGCGACAATGGGATCATCGTATTGTAACTCAATTTACTGATACCCTTATTCATCTTTTCTCTAATAACTATCCTCTATGGGGATTAAGTCGAGGATTAGGCTTAGCTACCTTGGATATTTTTCCACCCTTTAAAAAGGTACTTATGCAACAAGCCATAGGATTAATGGGGCAACAACCTAGATTGGTGCAAGGACTTTCATTATGA
- the pepP gene encoding Xaa-Pro aminopeptidase — protein MDLNEFSYRRNQLLKMMGENSIAILPTASIHYRNRDVTFPFRADSNFYYLTGFPEPESVAVLIPNRSQGEYILFCRERDPERETWDGRRAGIEGACEIYGADDAFPITDIDDILPGLLEGKVHIYYAIGHDQDFDQRITAWINQLRQATRSGVKAPMELIILDNLLHEMRLFKSSEEISTIRTAARISAEAHIHAMQVCHPNIMEYEIEAGFLHHFFRQGCKAPAYSSIVAGGNNACILHYTDNNASLRSGDLILIDAGAEYDYYAADITRTFPVNGRFSPAQKIIYELVLKAQLAAIDKVRPGNHWNDPHEAVVQVLTEGLVAIGLLRGEINTLIETEAYRKFYMHRTGHWLGMDVHDVGDYKIDGQWRSFEPGMVLTVEPGLYIPENCSEVGSQWWGIGIRIEDDVLVTSEGCEILTAAVPKTVDEIQNIVGTS, from the coding sequence ATGGACTTAAACGAATTTTCCTATCGTCGTAATCAACTGTTAAAAATGATGGGGGAAAATAGTATTGCTATCCTTCCTACTGCAAGTATCCACTACCGTAATCGAGATGTTACTTTTCCATTTCGAGCAGATAGTAATTTTTACTATTTAACAGGATTTCCTGAACCTGAATCTGTTGCTGTTCTTATTCCAAATCGAAGCCAAGGGGAATATATTCTCTTTTGTCGAGAACGAGACCCTGAAAGGGAAACTTGGGATGGGCGAAGAGCAGGTATTGAAGGGGCGTGTGAAATATATGGGGCTGATGATGCTTTTCCTATTACTGATATTGATGATATTTTACCTGGTTTATTAGAGGGTAAAGTACATATCTACTATGCTATTGGTCATGATCAAGATTTTGATCAACGTATCACAGCCTGGATTAATCAATTGAGGCAAGCCACACGATCTGGTGTAAAAGCCCCTATGGAATTGATTATTTTGGATAATTTACTCCACGAAATGCGTCTTTTTAAAAGCAGTGAAGAAATAAGTACAATCCGTACCGCGGCGCGTATTTCAGCGGAAGCTCACATTCATGCGATGCAAGTTTGTCACCCAAATATAATGGAATACGAAATAGAGGCAGGGTTTTTGCATCATTTTTTCCGTCAAGGGTGCAAGGCACCAGCCTACTCATCCATTGTTGCAGGGGGTAATAATGCTTGTATTCTCCACTATACAGATAACAATGCCTCTTTACGATCGGGAGATTTGATACTTATTGATGCAGGGGCTGAATATGATTATTATGCCGCAGATATTACCCGAACTTTCCCAGTTAATGGTCGATTTTCTCCCGCTCAAAAGATAATTTATGAACTTGTATTGAAAGCACAGCTAGCAGCGATTGATAAGGTACGCCCGGGTAATCATTGGAATGATCCCCATGAAGCAGTAGTACAGGTATTGACTGAAGGGTTAGTAGCTATTGGTTTACTTAGAGGAGAGATCAATACACTTATAGAAACTGAAGCCTATCGCAAGTTTTATATGCATCGTACAGGACATTGGCTTGGCATGGATGTACATGATGTAGGTGATTATAAAATAGATGGTCAGTGGCGTAGCTTTGAGCCTGGAATGGTACTTACAGTGGAGCCGGGATTATATATTCCGGAAAATTGCTCTGAAGTAGGTAGTCAATGGTGGGGTATTGGGATAAGAATTGAAGATGATGTATTAGTTACTTCAGAGGGGTGTGAAATTTTAACCGCAGCTGTACCTAAAACAGTAGATGAAATTCAAAATATTGTAGGAACTTCTTAG
- a CDS encoding TIGR02449 family protein: protein MARDATIEQLEQQVNELITLCNQLKGKNQILHDRVMELSLERTKLIKQTEFARNKVESMIARLRSMEQAL, encoded by the coding sequence ATGGCTAGAGATGCAACTATCGAACAGTTAGAACAACAAGTCAATGAATTAATTACTTTATGTAATCAGTTAAAAGGGAAAAATCAAATTCTACACGATCGAGTCATGGAGCTTTCCTTAGAACGAACTAAACTAATTAAACAAACTGAGTTTGCTCGAAACAAAGTTGAGTCAATGATTGCTAGGCTGAGATCTATGGAACAAGCACTATGA
- a CDS encoding cell division protein ZapA translates to MSDPIQITLQISGKSYQVTCSPNEEESLLIAAQYLNKKIEEIKKSNKVVGMERVAVIAALNIAYDLIKSNNQQAIPYEVNERIQSLQTKVKSVLDESRRIITSQSETDH, encoded by the coding sequence ATGAGTGATCCTATTCAGATCACACTACAAATTTCAGGTAAATCTTATCAAGTTACTTGTTCACCTAATGAAGAGGAATCATTGTTAATTGCAGCACAGTACCTTAATAAGAAGATAGAAGAAATTAAGAAAAGCAATAAAGTAGTAGGTATGGAGAGAGTAGCAGTGATTGCTGCACTTAATATCGCCTATGATCTGATTAAATCTAATAATCAGCAAGCTATTCCTTATGAAGTAAACGAGCGTATTCAATCCCTTCAAACAAAAGTTAAATCTGTATTAGATGAATCTCGTAGAATAATAACCTCTCAGAGCGAGACAGATCACTAG
- the aroE gene encoding shikimate dehydrogenase: protein MGQLNLYGVMGNPIAHSKSPNIHAQFAHQTKQNLIYKSILVELGNLRGAITNFYHQGGLGLNITIPFKRDAWQLVNRCSPQAQRAKSVNTISIHSDGSLFGDTTDGIGLIRDITQNYKKELKDQNILLLGAGGAAASVIEPLLAQNPARLVIVNRTAEKAAALANEFSGFGRIVGGGYEDLIGDNFDFIINAAATSLQGTLPPLPENLLNPNGWVYDMMYSNQPTVFMEWGKQQGTGKTLDGLGMLVEQAAESFFIWHKTRPDTATVISKLRTYS, encoded by the coding sequence ATGGGGCAGCTAAATCTGTATGGAGTTATGGGTAACCCAATTGCTCATAGTAAGTCTCCTAATATTCATGCCCAATTTGCTCATCAAACTAAACAAAATCTGATATATAAATCAATTTTGGTTGAACTAGGAAATTTACGAGGAGCAATTACCAATTTTTATCACCAAGGTGGATTAGGGTTAAATATTACTATTCCTTTTAAGAGAGATGCTTGGCAATTAGTAAATCGTTGTAGTCCTCAAGCACAACGAGCAAAGTCAGTAAATACAATTTCTATTCATAGTGATGGTTCTTTATTTGGAGATACTACGGATGGAATCGGATTAATTCGAGATATAACCCAAAACTATAAAAAAGAGCTAAAAGATCAGAATATTTTATTACTTGGTGCTGGTGGTGCCGCAGCAAGTGTAATAGAGCCTTTACTTGCACAAAACCCTGCTCGCTTAGTTATTGTTAATCGTACTGCTGAGAAAGCTGCTGCGTTAGCTAATGAGTTTAGTGGATTTGGAAGAATTGTCGGTGGGGGTTATGAAGATCTTATAGGAGATAACTTTGATTTTATTATCAATGCAGCTGCAACTAGCCTACAGGGAACTCTGCCTCCCCTCCCTGAAAATCTACTTAATCCAAATGGCTGGGTATACGATATGATGTATAGTAACCAACCTACTGTTTTCATGGAATGGGGTAAACAACAAGGCACTGGAAAAACCCTAGATGGATTAGGGATGTTAGTAGAGCAAGCAGCAGAGTCTTTTTTTATCTGGCATAAAACTCGACCCGATACTGCTACGGTAATTTCTAAATTAAGGACATATAGCTAA
- the hemB gene encoding porphobilinogen synthase: MRKDNFSRRLMQENHLCSADLIYPIFILEGKHRREKISSMPGIERISIDILLNEAEQLLTLGVPAIALFPVTLSEQKSNDAAESYNPQGLAQRAIRELKQKFPELGVISDVALDPFTSHGQDGLIDSKGYVINDQTVEVLIKQALSHAEAGADIVAPSDMMDGRIGSIRDALEEQGHIHTRILAYSAKYASSFYGPFRDAVGSASNLGSSNKYSYQMDPANSDEALQEVALDLEEGADMVMIKPGMPYLDIVHRVKTTFKVPTFVYQVSGEYAMLMATAQNNWLDGKAVIMESLISIKRAGADGILSYFAKDVAHWLRNQS; this comes from the coding sequence ATGAGAAAAGATAATTTTTCTAGGAGATTGATGCAGGAAAACCATTTATGTAGTGCAGACCTTATCTATCCAATTTTTATTCTTGAAGGAAAACACCGAAGAGAGAAAATCTCTTCTATGCCTGGGATTGAAAGAATAAGCATTGATATTCTATTAAATGAAGCTGAACAGTTACTAACTCTTGGTGTCCCTGCTATTGCTCTTTTCCCAGTAACCCTATCGGAACAAAAATCCAATGATGCTGCCGAATCTTATAACCCTCAGGGATTGGCACAGCGGGCAATACGAGAGTTAAAACAAAAATTTCCAGAACTAGGAGTTATTAGCGATGTAGCTTTAGACCCTTTCACTAGTCATGGACAAGATGGGTTAATAGATTCTAAGGGATATGTAATAAATGATCAAACAGTTGAAGTATTAATAAAACAAGCCCTATCTCATGCTGAAGCAGGGGCTGATATTGTTGCCCCTTCAGATATGATGGATGGACGTATCGGTAGTATTAGAGATGCTCTGGAAGAGCAGGGACATATCCATACTCGCATTCTAGCCTATTCAGCAAAATATGCCTCTAGTTTCTATGGCCCGTTTCGAGATGCAGTAGGATCGGCTAGTAATTTAGGAAGTAGCAATAAGTATAGTTACCAAATGGATCCTGCCAATAGCGATGAAGCCCTTCAAGAGGTAGCCTTAGATCTTGAAGAAGGAGCGGATATGGTAATGATAAAGCCAGGTATGCCTTATCTTGATATTGTTCATCGTGTAAAAACTACATTTAAGGTACCCACTTTTGTATATCAAGTCAGTGGCGAATATGCCATGCTGATGGCTACAGCTCAAAATAACTGGTTAGATGGGAAAGCTGTAATTATGGAATCGCTCATAAGTATAAAAAGAGCTGGCGCCGATGGTATTTTAAGTTATTTTGCTAAAGATGTAGCCCATTGGTTAAGAAATCAATCCTAA
- the carA gene encoding glutamine-hydrolyzing carbamoyl-phosphate synthase small subunit yields the protein MRPNALLALEDGSLFRGTAIGHHGDTVGEVVFNTAMTGYQEILTDPSYCKQIVTLTYPHIGNTGINSEDWESNRVYVSGLIIRDYAPTFSNWRSQESLSVFLIRHQIVAIADIDTRKLTRHLREQGALSGCIMAGANINEQEAIAKARTFPGLKGMDLADLVSTEESYHWNHRGWQLVKDDSTTDIHSKSKFHVVVYDFGVKHNILRMLVDRNCRVTVVPAKTSIQKVMGLSPDGILFSNGPGDPETCNYGIVSIQELLKKDIPLFGICLGHQLLAIACGAKAQKMKFGHHGANHPVQDLETKEVIITSQNHGFAIDEQTLPDSLQPTHRSLFDGTLQGVKHKNKPAFGFQGHPEASPGPHDIAPLFDRFIRLMQKNNSN from the coding sequence TTGCGTCCAAACGCTTTGCTTGCTCTTGAAGATGGTAGCCTATTTAGAGGCACTGCCATTGGTCATCATGGAGATACGGTTGGTGAGGTAGTTTTTAATACTGCAATGACAGGATACCAAGAAATACTTACTGATCCTTCCTATTGCAAGCAAATTGTAACTTTAACCTATCCTCATATTGGAAATACTGGGATAAATAGTGAGGATTGGGAATCAAACCGTGTATATGTGAGTGGATTAATTATCCGAGATTATGCGCCTACTTTTAGCAATTGGCGTTCTCAGGAATCTTTAAGTGTATTTTTAATTCGTCATCAAATTGTGGCTATTGCGGATATAGATACACGAAAGCTAACTCGCCACCTACGGGAGCAAGGTGCATTGAGTGGATGTATTATGGCAGGAGCGAATATAAATGAACAAGAAGCCATAGCGAAAGCCCGTACTTTCCCAGGTCTTAAAGGAATGGATTTAGCAGATCTGGTGAGTACTGAAGAATCTTATCATTGGAATCATAGAGGTTGGCAGCTTGTAAAAGATGATTCAACTACAGATATACATTCTAAAAGTAAATTCCATGTAGTTGTCTATGATTTTGGTGTAAAACATAACATCTTACGCATGCTTGTTGATCGCAATTGTAGAGTGACTGTAGTACCTGCTAAAACCTCCATTCAAAAAGTAATGGGGTTATCCCCTGATGGCATACTTTTTTCTAATGGTCCTGGAGATCCAGAAACTTGCAACTATGGAATAGTATCAATTCAAGAGTTGTTAAAGAAAGATATCCCATTATTTGGAATCTGCTTGGGACACCAATTGTTAGCTATAGCCTGTGGTGCAAAAGCACAAAAAATGAAATTTGGTCATCATGGTGCTAATCACCCAGTTCAGGATTTAGAAACAAAAGAAGTAATTATTACTAGTCAGAATCATGGATTTGCTATTGACGAACAAACGCTACCTGATAGCCTACAGCCAACTCATCGATCTTTATTTGATGGGACTCTACAGGGGGTTAAGCATAAAAATAAACCTGCTTTTGGGTTTCAAGGCCACCCTGAAGCAAGTCCTGGTCCTCATGATATTGCACCACTATTTGATCGCTTTATACGATTAATGCAAAAAAATAATTCTAATTAA